GAAGTTGACTATTTATGGCAACTTTATGCTAAAGCCGATTCGAGCTACAGCGGACGGGTAACAGTTCCCGTATTGTGGGATAAACAAACTCAGACAATTGTGAATAATGAGTCTCGCGAGATTATTCGGATGCTCGATACTGAGTTCGAGAACTTTACCGAGCGTCAAATTACGTTTATTCCCCCGGAATTAGCCGAGCTAATTGATAGTACTATCGATACAATTTATCAACCTATTAATAATGGAGTCTATCGAGCCGGTTTTGCCACAACTCAAGAGGCTTACGATCGCGGAGTCACCGAGTTGTTCGCAGCTCTCGATCATTGGGATGAGGTATTAGAACAACAGTCTTATCTCTGTGGCGATCGCATTACGGAAGCTGATTGGTGTTTATTTACCACATTATTGCGATTCGATCTCGTCTATTACGGTCACTTTAAGTGCAATTTACGCCACATTACCGACTATCCTAATTTGTGGAATTATTTGAAAGAGTTATATCAAGTTCCGGGAATTGCTGAAACCTGTAATTTTGACCATATTAAGCGTCATTATTATCGCAGCCATCCGCAAGTTAATCCAACTCGTATTGTCCCTAAAGGCCCCCATCTCGATTTTGGCGCACCTTACGAACGCAATCTACTGATTGATAAATTCTAGAACTTCTGTAGGGTACGTTAATAACGTACCCTACTCATTGAACTTGATGAAAACTATTAAAAAGGAGCCTGAATCCCACATTCCGCGCGACAAAATGTAGTATAAGAACTCGAGGAAAAG
This region of Roseofilum casamattae BLCC-M143 genomic DNA includes:
- a CDS encoding glutathione S-transferase family protein, whose amino-acid sequence is MGLGLLIEGQWVSKREQSDRQGQFIRPETSFRQQITADGSSGFPAESGRYHLYISWACPWAHRTAILRKLKGLESVIGLSVVDPEIDGNGWEFSAASGCIPDTVNEVDYLWQLYAKADSSYSGRVTVPVLWDKQTQTIVNNESREIIRMLDTEFENFTERQITFIPPELAELIDSTIDTIYQPINNGVYRAGFATTQEAYDRGVTELFAALDHWDEVLEQQSYLCGDRITEADWCLFTTLLRFDLVYYGHFKCNLRHITDYPNLWNYLKELYQVPGIAETCNFDHIKRHYYRSHPQVNPTRIVPKGPHLDFGAPYERNLLIDKF